Proteins co-encoded in one Ruegeria pomeroyi DSS-3 genomic window:
- the nusA gene encoding transcription termination factor NusA translates to MAITSANQLELLQTAEAVAREKMIDPGLVIEAMEESLARAAKSRYGAEMDIRVSIDRKTGKATFTRVRTVVADEELENYQAEFTVDQAKQYMENPQIGDTFVEEVPPVEMGRIAAQSAKQVILQKVREAERDRQYEEFKDRAGTIINGLVKREEYGNVIVDVGAGEAILRRNEKIGRESYRPNDRIRCYIKDVRREPRGPQIFLSRTAPEFMAELFKMEVPEIYDGIIEIKAVARDPGSRAKIAVISYDNSIDPVGACVGMRGSRVQAVVNELQGEKIDIIPWNEDQPTFLVNALQPAEVSKVVLDEEAGKIEVVVPEEQLSLAIGRRGQNVRLASQLTGLDIDIMTEAEESARRQKEFESRTNLFMETLDLDEFFAQLLVSEGFTNLEEVAYVELDELLVIDGVDEGTAEELQARARDYLEAQAKAALDNARALGAEDSLIQFEGLTPQMVEALAKDDVKTLEDFATCADWELAGGWTTVDGQRVKDDGILEPFGVSLEDAQDMVMTARVMLGWVDPTELLEEAEETEEGETATDEEAGA, encoded by the coding sequence ATGGCAATCACCTCTGCAAACCAGCTTGAGCTGCTGCAAACCGCCGAGGCCGTGGCCCGTGAGAAGATGATCGACCCCGGGTTGGTGATCGAAGCGATGGAGGAATCCCTCGCCCGCGCGGCCAAGAGCCGCTACGGCGCCGAGATGGATATCCGCGTCAGCATCGACCGCAAGACCGGCAAGGCGACCTTTACCCGCGTCCGTACCGTCGTCGCCGATGAAGAGCTGGAGAATTATCAGGCCGAGTTCACCGTCGACCAGGCCAAGCAGTACATGGAAAACCCGCAGATCGGCGATACCTTCGTCGAAGAGGTGCCCCCGGTCGAGATGGGCCGCATCGCCGCGCAATCCGCCAAGCAGGTGATCCTGCAAAAGGTGCGCGAAGCCGAACGTGACCGCCAGTACGAAGAGTTCAAGGACCGCGCCGGCACCATCATCAACGGCCTCGTCAAGCGCGAGGAATACGGTAACGTCATCGTCGATGTGGGCGCGGGCGAAGCGATCCTGCGTCGCAACGAGAAGATCGGCCGCGAAAGCTATCGCCCCAACGACCGTATCCGCTGCTACATCAAGGATGTGCGCCGCGAGCCGCGCGGGCCGCAGATCTTCCTGTCGCGCACCGCGCCGGAATTCATGGCCGAGCTGTTCAAGATGGAAGTGCCGGAAATCTATGACGGCATCATCGAGATCAAGGCCGTGGCCCGCGACCCGGGCAGCCGCGCCAAGATCGCCGTGATCTCCTATGACAACTCGATCGACCCGGTCGGCGCCTGCGTCGGTATGCGCGGCAGCCGTGTGCAGGCCGTGGTGAACGAGCTTCAGGGCGAAAAGATCGACATCATCCCGTGGAACGAGGATCAGCCGACCTTCCTGGTGAACGCGCTGCAACCGGCCGAAGTGTCCAAGGTTGTGCTGGACGAAGAAGCCGGCAAGATCGAGGTCGTGGTGCCCGAGGAACAGCTGAGCCTGGCCATCGGCCGTCGCGGCCAGAACGTGCGCCTGGCCAGCCAGCTGACCGGTCTGGACATCGACATCATGACCGAGGCCGAGGAATCGGCGCGCCGTCAGAAGGAATTCGAGAGCCGCACCAACCTGTTCATGGAGACCCTGGATCTGGACGAATTCTTTGCCCAGCTGCTGGTCTCCGAAGGGTTCACCAATCTCGAAGAGGTCGCCTATGTCGAGCTTGACGAACTGCTGGTGATCGACGGGGTCGACGAGGGCACCGCCGAAGAGCTGCAGGCCCGTGCCCGCGATTATCTCGAGGCACAGGCCAAGGCGGCGCTGGACAATGCCCGCGCGCTGGGCGCCGAGGACAGCCTGATCCAGTTCGAGGGCCTGACGCCCCAGATGGTCGAGGCGCTGGCCAAGGACGACGTCAAGACGCTGGAAGATTTCGCAACCTGCGCCGACTGGGAACTGGCCGGTGGCTGGACCACGGTCGACGGTCAGCGGGTCAAGGATGACGGCATTCTGGAGCCCTTCGGCGTTTCGCTGGAAGATGCGCAGGACATGGTGATGACCGCCCGCGTTATGCTGGGCTGGGTCGATCCGACCGAACTGCTCGAAGAGGCGGAAGAGACCGAAGAAGGCGAAACCGCAACCGACGAGGAGGCCGGAGCCTGA
- the rimP gene encoding ribosome maturation factor RimP yields the protein MTNNLIAKAAIDRRLAEIVSPVIADLGYELVRIRLMSGKSTTLQIMADKPDGGIEVDDCAAISNAVSATLDVEDPILDAYTLEVSSPGIDRPLTRLKDFEMFEGYEAKIETTEMIDGRRRFRGELAGIEGNEVLINLDQNGETVTIGLEFDWLSDAKLVLTDDLIKEMLRQRKAAGVLNEDQFDEIVEEAPETGATTMARDGSEEETK from the coding sequence ATGACCAACAACCTGATAGCAAAGGCCGCCATCGACCGGCGCCTGGCCGAGATCGTCAGCCCCGTGATCGCGGATCTGGGATACGAGCTGGTGCGCATTCGCCTGATGAGCGGCAAGAGCACCACGCTTCAGATCATGGCCGACAAGCCCGATGGCGGCATCGAGGTGGACGATTGCGCCGCGATCTCGAACGCGGTCAGCGCCACGCTGGATGTCGAGGATCCGATCCTGGATGCCTATACGCTCGAAGTGTCGAGCCCGGGCATCGACCGGCCGCTGACCCGGCTCAAGGATTTCGAGATGTTCGAAGGCTATGAGGCCAAGATCGAAACGACCGAGATGATCGACGGCCGCCGCCGGTTCAGGGGCGAGCTGGCCGGCATCGAGGGCAACGAGGTGCTGATCAACCTCGACCAGAATGGCGAGACGGTGACCATCGGCCTGGAGTTCGACTGGCTGAGCGATGCCAAGCTGGTTCTGACCGACGACCTGATCAAGGAAATGCTGCGCCAGCGCAAGGCTGCCGGTGTCCTGAACGAAGATCAATTCGACGAAATCGTAGAGGAAGCGCCCGAAACGGGCGCCACGACCATGGCCCGCGACGGGTCCGAAGAGGAGACGAAGTAA